One window of the Dreissena polymorpha isolate Duluth1 chromosome 5, UMN_Dpol_1.0, whole genome shotgun sequence genome contains the following:
- the LOC127831708 gene encoding uncharacterized protein LOC127831708 isoform X2 produces the protein MGKSGCLPPGSCRWLVQFKKSMNARMAKFKNDFKRKFFRDNKHLGNLRADQLHNETGTRDMEITKKTSKPAADSNVPKKKVVKKSTYGYQPSLYAEEASPEIQPTQVVKNSNDENNRNSSPNYRDEFVTTVIRNSVAHLIKEASVVYLMKESAENLLKRNDSNVETTGKHVLKDTDTTNQHVVIETDTTNQHVVIDTDTTNECVIIVTDTTKERVVIDTDTTNECVIIVTETTKEHVVIDTDTTNEKVVIDTDTTKEQVVIDTNTTDERVVIDTDTTNEHVVIDTDTNNECVIIDTDTTNEQVVMDTDTTNERVVVDTDNTNERVVIDTDIANGHVVIDTDTTNESVVIDTDNTNERVVIDTDIIKESNAMNVIKASSEIVLKEQGDNFDISYEQVVKETDNVFVSSSVLSAFAESAVKASLFEMDVVDNVNHSAMVPTSAVKARRSPRTVKEFLEMIGVPDCRDSSSLHLPDVDI, from the exons ATGGCGAAATTCAAAAATGACTTCAAGCGGAAGTTTTTTCGTGACAATAAGCATCTGGGAAACCTGCGTGCCGACCAACTTCACAATGAGACTGGAACCCGAGATATGGAAATCACGAAAAAGACGTCCAAGCCTGCAGCGGACAGTAATGTCCCTAAAAAGAAGGTCGTCAAGAAATCAACTTACGGTTATCAACCCTCCTTGTATGCTGAAGAAGCAAGTCCCGAGATTCAACCCACTCAAGTTGTAAAGAATTCGAACGACGAAAACAACCGGAACTCTTCGCCAAATTATCGCG ATGAATTCGTGACTACAGTCATCCGCAACTCTGTGGCACATCTGATCAAGGAAGCCAGCGTTGTGTACCTAATGAAAGAGTCAGCGGAGAACTTGCTGAAGAGAAACGACAGCAATGTGGAAACAACCGGCAAACACGTTCTCAAggataccgacaccaccaaccAACACGTTGTCATTGAAACCGACACCACCAACCAACACgttgtcattgataccgacaccaccaacgaatGCGTGATCATTGTTACCGACACCACCAAGGAACGCgttgtcattgataccgacaccaccaacgaatGCGTGATCATTGTTACCGAAACCACTAAGGAACATgttgtcattgataccgacaccaccaacgaaaaggttgtcattgataccgacaccaccaagGAACAGGTTGTCATTGATACCAACACCACCGATGAGCGCgttgtcattgataccgacaccaccaacgaacacgtggtcattgataccgacaccaaCAACGAATGCGTGatcattgataccgacaccaccaacgaacAGGTTGTGATggataccgacaccaccaacgaacGCGTGGTCGTTGATACCGACAACACCAACGAACGCGTTGTTATTGATACCGACATCGCCAACGGACACGTTGTaattgataccgacaccaccaacgaaaGCGTTGTCATTGACACAGACAACACCAACGAACGCGTTGTTATTGATACCGACATTATCAAAGAATCCAACGCCATGAACGTCATCAAGGCGTCATCCGAGATCGTCCTGAAGGAACAGGGCGACAATTTCGACATCAGCTACGAACAGGTTGTCAAGGAAACCGACAACGTTTTCGTATCTTCAAGCGTGTTAAGCG CTTTTGCCGAGAGCGCAGTGAAGGCTAGTCTGTTTGAGATGGATGTCGTTGACAACGTTAACCACTCCGCGATGGTCCCTACGTCCGCCGTCAAGGCTCGAAGATCACCAAGGACAGTGAAGGAATTCTTAG AGATGATTGGAGTACCTGATTGCCGGGACAGCTCCAGCCTTCACCTTCCCGACGTCGACAT
- the LOC127831708 gene encoding uncharacterized protein LOC127831708 isoform X1, which translates to MGKSGCLPPGSCRWLVQFKKSMNARMAKFKNDFKRKFFRDNKHLGNLRADQLHNETGTRDMEITKKTSKPAADSNVPKKKVVKKSTYGYQPSLYAEEASPEIQPTQVVKNSNDENNRNSSPNYRDSSQVTIKAVVHEPTPTRSKEEELDEFVTTVIRNSVAHLIKEASVVYLMKESAENLLKRNDSNVETTGKHVLKDTDTTNQHVVIETDTTNQHVVIDTDTTNECVIIVTDTTKERVVIDTDTTNECVIIVTETTKEHVVIDTDTTNEKVVIDTDTTKEQVVIDTNTTDERVVIDTDTTNEHVVIDTDTNNECVIIDTDTTNEQVVMDTDTTNERVVVDTDNTNERVVIDTDIANGHVVIDTDTTNESVVIDTDNTNERVVIDTDIIKESNAMNVIKASSEIVLKEQGDNFDISYEQVVKETDNVFVSSSVLSAFAESAVKASLFEMDVVDNVNHSAMVPTSAVKARRSPRTVKEFLEMIGVPDCRDSSSLHLPDVDI; encoded by the exons ATGGCGAAATTCAAAAATGACTTCAAGCGGAAGTTTTTTCGTGACAATAAGCATCTGGGAAACCTGCGTGCCGACCAACTTCACAATGAGACTGGAACCCGAGATATGGAAATCACGAAAAAGACGTCCAAGCCTGCAGCGGACAGTAATGTCCCTAAAAAGAAGGTCGTCAAGAAATCAACTTACGGTTATCAACCCTCCTTGTATGCTGAAGAAGCAAGTCCCGAGATTCAACCCACTCAAGTTGTAAAGAATTCGAACGACGAAAACAACCGGAACTCTTCGCCAAATTATCGCG ATTCAAGCCAGGTCACAATCAAAGCCGTTGTTCACGAACCCACTCCTACTCGTTCCAAGGAAGAAGAACTAG ATGAATTCGTGACTACAGTCATCCGCAACTCTGTGGCACATCTGATCAAGGAAGCCAGCGTTGTGTACCTAATGAAAGAGTCAGCGGAGAACTTGCTGAAGAGAAACGACAGCAATGTGGAAACAACCGGCAAACACGTTCTCAAggataccgacaccaccaaccAACACGTTGTCATTGAAACCGACACCACCAACCAACACgttgtcattgataccgacaccaccaacgaatGCGTGATCATTGTTACCGACACCACCAAGGAACGCgttgtcattgataccgacaccaccaacgaatGCGTGATCATTGTTACCGAAACCACTAAGGAACATgttgtcattgataccgacaccaccaacgaaaaggttgtcattgataccgacaccaccaagGAACAGGTTGTCATTGATACCAACACCACCGATGAGCGCgttgtcattgataccgacaccaccaacgaacacgtggtcattgataccgacaccaaCAACGAATGCGTGatcattgataccgacaccaccaacgaacAGGTTGTGATggataccgacaccaccaacgaacGCGTGGTCGTTGATACCGACAACACCAACGAACGCGTTGTTATTGATACCGACATCGCCAACGGACACGTTGTaattgataccgacaccaccaacgaaaGCGTTGTCATTGACACAGACAACACCAACGAACGCGTTGTTATTGATACCGACATTATCAAAGAATCCAACGCCATGAACGTCATCAAGGCGTCATCCGAGATCGTCCTGAAGGAACAGGGCGACAATTTCGACATCAGCTACGAACAGGTTGTCAAGGAAACCGACAACGTTTTCGTATCTTCAAGCGTGTTAAGCG CTTTTGCCGAGAGCGCAGTGAAGGCTAGTCTGTTTGAGATGGATGTCGTTGACAACGTTAACCACTCCGCGATGGTCCCTACGTCCGCCGTCAAGGCTCGAAGATCACCAAGGACAGTGAAGGAATTCTTAG AGATGATTGGAGTACCTGATTGCCGGGACAGCTCCAGCCTTCACCTTCCCGACGTCGACAT